In Equus przewalskii isolate Varuska chromosome 6, EquPr2, whole genome shotgun sequence, one DNA window encodes the following:
- the BUD13 gene encoding BUD13 homolog isoform X2 has translation MAAAPPLSKAEYLKRYLSGADAGVDGGSESGRKRRKKRPKPGGVGGKGMRIVDDDVSWTSISTTKPEKEEEDDGDLPVVAEFVDERPEEVKQMEAFRSSTKWKLLGGHNEDPPSHRHFHHDTLDSSPPRRVRHDTPDSSPPRRVRHDTPDSSPPRRVRHDTPDSSPPRKVRHDTPDSSPSRRVHHDTPDSSPPRRVRHDTPNSSPPRRVRHDSPDPSPPRRVHHDTLDSAPPRRVRHDSPDPSPPRRVRHDSLDPSSHRRACPDSLDPSPLRKPHRHSSGVSPRRARHDTPDPSPPRRAHHNSSDISPHRRARNSSPDTSQPRRTLDSLDTSQPRRARRDSPSLAPDGPHSLPRTKSSKAAERASSKTSSQWKGPGPSHLSLPKNSKYEDDSDLSPPRKKQAKSHFGNKQHDSRGNSRKASDSDLSPPRHKQSLGRQDSDSDLSPPRNRPRHRSSDSDLSPPRRKQRAKSSDSDLSPPRRSLPPGKAAHMYSGAKTGLVLTDIQREEQELKKRDQETMAFEAEFQYAETVFRDKSGRKRNLKLERLEQRRKAEKDSERDELYAQWGKGLAQSRQQQQNVEDAMKEMQKPLARYIDDEDLDRMLREQEREGDPMADFIKKNKAKENKNKKVRPRYSGPAPPPNRFNIWPGYRWDGVDRSNGFEQKRFARLASKKAVEELAYKWSVEDM, from the exons ATGGCGGCAGCTCCGCCGCTCTCCAAGGCCGAGTATCTGAAGCGCTACTTGTCTGGGGCCGATGCCGGCGTCGACGGGGGCTCTGAGTCCGGTCGCAAGCGTCGCAAAAAACGGCCGAAGCCTGGCGGAGTCGGCGGCAAGGG aaTGCGAATTGTGGATGATGATGTGAGCTGGACATCTATCTCCACCACTAAaccagaaaaggaggaagaagatgatGGAGATTTGCCTGTG GTGGCTGAGTTTGTGGATGAGCGGCCAGAGGAAGTAAAGCAGATGGAAGCCTTTCGTTCCAGCACCAAATGGAAGCTTCTGGGAG GCCACAATGAAGATCCACCCTCACACAGACATTTCCATCATGACACCCTGGATTCATCTCCTCCAAGGAGGGTCCGTCACGACACCCCGGATTCATCTCCTCCAAGGAGGGTCCGTCACGACACCCCAGATTCATCTCCTCCTAGGAGGGTCCGTCATGACACCCCAGATTCGTCTCCTCCTAGAAAGGTCCGTCATGACACCCCGGATTCATCTCCTTCTAGGAGGGTCCATCATGATACCCCGGATTCATCTCCTCCAAGGAGGGTCCGTCATGATACCCCGAATTCATCTCCTCCCAGGAGAGTCCGTCATGACTCCCCAGATCCTTCTCCTCCTAGGAGGGTCCATCATGACACCCTGGATTCAGCTCCTCCTAGGAGGGTCCGTCATGACTCACCAGATCCTTCTCCTCCTAGGAGGGTCCGTCATGATTCCCTAGATCCTTCTTCCCACAGGAGGGCCTGTCCTGATTCGCTGGATCCTTCTCCCCTCAGGAAGCCTCATCGTCATTCTTCAGGTGTATCTCCTAGGAGGGCCCGTCATGACACACCAGATCCATCTCCTCCTCGGAGGGCCCATCACAATTCCTCAGATATCTCTCCCCACAGAAGGGCCCGGAACAGCTCCCCTGACACATCCCAACCTAGAAGGACTCTTGATTCCTTGGATACCTCGCAACCCAGAAGGGCCCGTCGTGACTCCCCAAGTTTGGCTCCTGATGGCCCTCATTCACTGCCCAGGACCAAAAGCAGTAAAGCCGCAGAGAGAGCCTCTAGCAAAACCTCCTCACAGTGGAAGGGGCCAGGACCCTCCCATCTGTCACTCCCAAAGAACAGCAAATATGAGGATGATTCGGATCTCTCTCCTCCAcgaaaaaagcaagcaaaatcCCATTTTGGAAATAAGCAGCATGATTCTAGAG GTAACAGTCGGAAAGCCTCTGATTCAGATCTTTCTCCTCCACGGCATAAACAAAGTCTAGGGCGCCAGGATTCTGATTCAGATCTGTCACCTCCACGGAATAGACCTAGACACCGGAGCTCTGATTCTGACCTCTCTCCACCAAGGAGGAAACAAAGGGCCAAATCTTCTGATTCCGATCTGTCTCCACCTCGAAGGAGTCTGCCTCCAGGAAAG GCTGCACATATGTATTCTGGGGCTAAAACTGGGTTGGTGTTAACTGACATACAGCGAGAGGAGCAGGAGCTCAAGAAACGGGACCAAGAAACCATGGCGTTTGAAG CCGAATTCCAATATGCTGAAACTGTATTTCGAGATAAGTCTGGTCGTAAGAGGAATTTGAAACTGGAACGTttagagcaaaggagaaaagcagagaaggactCGGAGAGAGACGAGCTGTATGCCCAGTGGGGTAAAGG GCTTGCCCAGAgccggcagcagcagcaaaaTGTGGAGGATGCaatgaaggaaatgcaaaagcCCTTGGCCCGCTATATTGACGATGAAGATCTGGATCGGATGCTgagagagcaggaaagagagggagacccCATGGCCGACTTTATCAAGAAGAATAAGGCCAAAGAGAACAAGAATAAGAAAG TGAGACCTCGGTACAGTGGCCCAGCACCTCCTCCCAACAGATTCAATATCTGGCCTGGGTATCGCTGGGATGGAGTAGACAG
- the BUD13 gene encoding BUD13 homolog isoform X1, with the protein MAAAPPLSKAEYLKRYLSGADAGVDGGSESGRKRRKKRPKPGGVGGKGMRIVDDDVSWTSISTTKPEKEEEDDGDLPVVAEFVDERPEEVKQMEAFRSSTKWKLLGGHNEDPPSHRHFHHDTLDSSPPRRVRHDTPDSSPPRRVRHDTPDSSPPRRVRHDTPDSSPPRKVRHDTPDSSPSRRVHHDTPDSSPPRRVRHDTPNSSPPRRVRHDSPDPSPPRRVHHDTLDSAPPRRVRHDSPDPSPPRRVRHDSLDPSSHRRACPDSLDPSPLRKPHRHSSGVSPRRARHDTPDPSPPRRAHHNSSDISPHRRARNSSPDTSQPRRTLDSLDTSQPRRARRDSPSLAPDGPHSLPRTKSSKAAERASSKTSSQWKGPGPSHLSLPKNSKYEDDSDLSPPRKKQAKSHFGNKQHDSRGSSPSRRKFHTSSSPRRHQSHMLDSSSYPGNSRKASDSDLSPPRHKQSLGRQDSDSDLSPPRNRPRHRSSDSDLSPPRRKQRAKSSDSDLSPPRRSLPPGKAAHMYSGAKTGLVLTDIQREEQELKKRDQETMAFEAEFQYAETVFRDKSGRKRNLKLERLEQRRKAEKDSERDELYAQWGKGLAQSRQQQQNVEDAMKEMQKPLARYIDDEDLDRMLREQEREGDPMADFIKKNKAKENKNKKVRPRYSGPAPPPNRFNIWPGYRWDGVDRSNGFEQKRFARLASKKAVEELAYKWSVEDM; encoded by the exons ATGGCGGCAGCTCCGCCGCTCTCCAAGGCCGAGTATCTGAAGCGCTACTTGTCTGGGGCCGATGCCGGCGTCGACGGGGGCTCTGAGTCCGGTCGCAAGCGTCGCAAAAAACGGCCGAAGCCTGGCGGAGTCGGCGGCAAGGG aaTGCGAATTGTGGATGATGATGTGAGCTGGACATCTATCTCCACCACTAAaccagaaaaggaggaagaagatgatGGAGATTTGCCTGTG GTGGCTGAGTTTGTGGATGAGCGGCCAGAGGAAGTAAAGCAGATGGAAGCCTTTCGTTCCAGCACCAAATGGAAGCTTCTGGGAG GCCACAATGAAGATCCACCCTCACACAGACATTTCCATCATGACACCCTGGATTCATCTCCTCCAAGGAGGGTCCGTCACGACACCCCGGATTCATCTCCTCCAAGGAGGGTCCGTCACGACACCCCAGATTCATCTCCTCCTAGGAGGGTCCGTCATGACACCCCAGATTCGTCTCCTCCTAGAAAGGTCCGTCATGACACCCCGGATTCATCTCCTTCTAGGAGGGTCCATCATGATACCCCGGATTCATCTCCTCCAAGGAGGGTCCGTCATGATACCCCGAATTCATCTCCTCCCAGGAGAGTCCGTCATGACTCCCCAGATCCTTCTCCTCCTAGGAGGGTCCATCATGACACCCTGGATTCAGCTCCTCCTAGGAGGGTCCGTCATGACTCACCAGATCCTTCTCCTCCTAGGAGGGTCCGTCATGATTCCCTAGATCCTTCTTCCCACAGGAGGGCCTGTCCTGATTCGCTGGATCCTTCTCCCCTCAGGAAGCCTCATCGTCATTCTTCAGGTGTATCTCCTAGGAGGGCCCGTCATGACACACCAGATCCATCTCCTCCTCGGAGGGCCCATCACAATTCCTCAGATATCTCTCCCCACAGAAGGGCCCGGAACAGCTCCCCTGACACATCCCAACCTAGAAGGACTCTTGATTCCTTGGATACCTCGCAACCCAGAAGGGCCCGTCGTGACTCCCCAAGTTTGGCTCCTGATGGCCCTCATTCACTGCCCAGGACCAAAAGCAGTAAAGCCGCAGAGAGAGCCTCTAGCAAAACCTCCTCACAGTGGAAGGGGCCAGGACCCTCCCATCTGTCACTCCCAAAGAACAGCAAATATGAGGATGATTCGGATCTCTCTCCTCCAcgaaaaaagcaagcaaaatcCCATTTTGGAAATAAGCAGCATGATTCTAGAG GCTCTTCTCCCAGCCGTAGGAAATTCCATACAAGCTCTTCACCTAGGAGACATCAGAGTCACATGTTGGACTCTTCTTCCTACCCAGGTAACAGTCGGAAAGCCTCTGATTCAGATCTTTCTCCTCCACGGCATAAACAAAGTCTAGGGCGCCAGGATTCTGATTCAGATCTGTCACCTCCACGGAATAGACCTAGACACCGGAGCTCTGATTCTGACCTCTCTCCACCAAGGAGGAAACAAAGGGCCAAATCTTCTGATTCCGATCTGTCTCCACCTCGAAGGAGTCTGCCTCCAGGAAAG GCTGCACATATGTATTCTGGGGCTAAAACTGGGTTGGTGTTAACTGACATACAGCGAGAGGAGCAGGAGCTCAAGAAACGGGACCAAGAAACCATGGCGTTTGAAG CCGAATTCCAATATGCTGAAACTGTATTTCGAGATAAGTCTGGTCGTAAGAGGAATTTGAAACTGGAACGTttagagcaaaggagaaaagcagagaaggactCGGAGAGAGACGAGCTGTATGCCCAGTGGGGTAAAGG GCTTGCCCAGAgccggcagcagcagcaaaaTGTGGAGGATGCaatgaaggaaatgcaaaagcCCTTGGCCCGCTATATTGACGATGAAGATCTGGATCGGATGCTgagagagcaggaaagagagggagacccCATGGCCGACTTTATCAAGAAGAATAAGGCCAAAGAGAACAAGAATAAGAAAG TGAGACCTCGGTACAGTGGCCCAGCACCTCCTCCCAACAGATTCAATATCTGGCCTGGGTATCGCTGGGATGGAGTAGACAG